In the Scylla paramamosain isolate STU-SP2022 chromosome 14, ASM3559412v1, whole genome shotgun sequence genome, one interval contains:
- the LOC135106870 gene encoding exocyst complex component 1-like, translated as MATIRHGLQRDVFEPSEERLVGVLYVTKLGKKKKTSFLCATINKEKPVYATIHQVKKTDKDVYKKKTSWPLRELQVVDGRDENKDTAELDLTFDRVYKWVANSTPDKHTFIQVLWKLCCRYLPKQKPQFINIPAELIEENTDLTESGDANSSALDTMDAVLEEEGDYQALSEREQQDLERLMEQCDSAVSNAEAFAEQLSRDLSGLDDANIHTMMASEAQVEALMGMIDAAYTKAEEIELRLDSYDEILQHVKDSIEKMADKNTSIEQTNANNSRLLEELDHLIKQLDLSKSHARDLYKADLNKGSLAQAIQAAEALQAVINAPIPPHLTQLQAVQDEKKCFDKLKTRFSLVVSHHLNNLFIHLGNDPGETLSQHAEQLTLPRHENLHAELQPYTRLIHWTQALDHRAYEHLTKTYVSSISKLYERDIRWFFEEARQRISGGRRLRGSGSSQDIAGVSGVAGKLTSQIKHGAQTLGTRTAASGALLGVDRDQWGSELDMQERQKFDEIFERVLSELQPVCLAEQEFCIGFFNLNAATPEKTPSSVASTPGSSGSEESSGSTTTSSMGVMGTPGPGRGRQVNKEVRSMMGALFNILEQQLSSFINTYDRADSYCCLYIYVRLSEHVLTAEDTGSFLSTTFGSCLVQAKRNFDRFMNLQIQSIQECRVTRKKCGILPFIINFEEFAKTAECVFKKSERRTDLDKWYVRLVMAMFEHIPRVAAEHQRTPPEVIKMENYHVLHQMMFQLKLPGMDTQKKEARQRYNEALALYVTQYFGRPLEKLNQFFDGVSAKVASGVKESEVGYQLAYSKQELRKVIKEYPGKEVKRGLEQLYRKVEKHLSEEGNLLQVVWRAMQEEFIRQYKYIDDLIHRCYPGAMISLEFSIDDILNYFSDIAQSH; from the exons ATGGCAACAATCCGCCACGGGCTCCAGCGGGATGTGTTTGAGCCCAGCGAGGAGCGGCTGGTTGGTGTGCTGTATGTTACCAAgctggggaagaagaagaagaccagcTTTCTGTGTGCCACCATCAACAAAGAGAAGCCTGTGTATGCCACCATCCACCAG GTTaagaagacagacaaagatGTATACAAGAAGAAGACTTCGTGGCCCTTACGAGAACTTCAAGTGGTGGATGGAAGAGACGAAAATAAG GACACTGCAGAGCTGGACCTGACATTTGATCGAGTTTACAAGTGGGTGGCCAACAGCACACCAGACAAGCACACCTTCATCCAGGTGTTGTGGAAG ttgtgttGTCGTTACTTACCAAAGCAGAAACCCCAGTTCATAAACATTCCAGCAGAGCTAATTGAGGAGAACACTGACCTCACTGAGAGTGGAGATGCCAACTCCTCAG CCCTGGACACCATGGATgcagtgctggaggaggagggagactacCAAGCCCTGTCTGAGCGAGAGCAGCAGGACCTGGAGAGGCTAATGGAGCAGTGTGATTCAGCAGTGAGCAATGCAGAGGCCTTTGCAGAGCAGCTGTCACGGGACCTTTCAGGGCTGGATGATGCCAACATCCACACCATGATGGCCTCAGAGGCACAGGTGGAGGCCCTCATGGGGATGATTGATGCTGCTTACACTAAGGCAGAGGAGATTGAGCTGAGGCTGGACTCATATGATGAAATCTTGCAGCACGTAAAGGATTCTATTGAAAAAATGGCTGACAAAAACACCTCCATTGAACAGACCAATGCCAATAACTCTCGGTTGCTGGAGGAGTTGGACCACCTCATCAAACAGCTCGACCTGTCCAAGAGTCATGCACGAGACCTGTATAAGGCAGACTTGAATAAGGGGAGTCTGGCCCAGGCCATCCAGGCAGCAGAGGCACTCCAGGCTGTGATCAATGCACCCATTCCTCCCCACCTGACACAGCTACAGGCAGTgcaggatgaaaaaaagtgttttgacaAGTTGAAGACCCGGTTCAGCCTGGTGGTGTCACATCACCTTAACAACCTCTTTATCCACCTTGGCAATGACCCTGGGGAGACGCTGAGCCAGCATGCTGAGCAGCTCACACTGCCACGCCATGAAAACCTCCATGCTGAACTGCAGCCTTACACACGCCTCATACACTGGACACAAGCTCTTGACCACCGTGCCTACGAGCACCTCACCAAGACCTATGTTTCCTCCATCAGCAAGCTATATGAACGTGACATCCGCTGGTTCTTTGAAGAGGCCAGGCAGCGCATCTCTGGTGGACGGAGGCTGAGGGGGAGTGGCTCTAGTCAGGATATTGCTGGTGTGTCTGGCGTGGCAGGGAAGCTCACCTCCCAGATCAAACATGGTGCTCAGACACTGGGTACACGCACAGCTGCCTCAGGGGCCTTACTAGGGGTGGACAGGGATCAGTGGGGCTCAGAACTTGACATGCAGGAACGTCAGAAGTTTGATGAGATCTTTGAACGTGTCCTGAGTGAGCTGCAGCCTGTGTGTCTGGCAGAGCAGGAGTTCTGCATTGGTTTCTTCAACCTGAATGCTGCCACTCCAGAGAAGACACCATCATCTGTTGCCAGCACTCCAGGATCCAGTGGGAGTGAGGAGAGCAGTGGGTCCACGACTACCTCCAGCATGGGTGTGATGGGCACTCCTGGGCCAGGCAGGGGCCGGCAGGTCAACAAGGAGGTGCGATCCATGATGGGAGCACTGTTCAATATTCTAGAACAACAACTGTCCTCCTTCATCAACACCTACGACCGGGCAGATTCCTACTGCTGTCTCTACATCTATGTGCGTCTCAGTGAGCATGTGCTGACAGCCGAGGACACAGGCTCCTTCCTCAGCACCACCTTTGGTTCCTGTCTCGTCCAAGCCAAGCGTAACTTTGACAGGTTCATGAATCTCCAGATCCAGTCCATACAAGAATGCCGTGTCACCAGAAAGAAGTGTGGCATTCTGCCTTTCATCATTAATTTTGAGGAATTTGCCAAGACAGCTGAGTGTGTGTTCAAGAAGAGTGAGCGGCGCACAGATCTTGACAAGTGGTACGTGCGCCTTGTGATGGCCATGTTTGAACACATTCCTCGAGTAGCTGCAGAACACCAGCGCACTCCTCCTGAGGTGATAAAGATGGAGAACTATCATGTGCTTCACCAGATGATGTTTCAGCTCAAGCTTCCTGGAATGGACACCCagaagaaggaagcaaggcaGCGGTATAATGAAGCCCTGGCCCTCTATGTCACTCAGTACTTTGGCAGACCTCTGGAGAAACTCAATCAATTCTTTGATGGTGTTTCTGCCAAGGTGGCCAGTGGTGTGAAGGAGTCTGAAGTGGGGTACCAGCTGGCCTACAGCAAGCAGGAACTCAGGAAAGTCATAAA AGAGTATCCtgggaaggaggtgaagaggggACTGGAGCAGCTGTATAGAAAGGTGGAGAAGCATCTGTCAGAGGAAGGCAACTTACTGCAG GTGGTGTGGAGAGCCATGCAGGAGGAATTCATCCGCCAATACAAGTACATTGATGACCTCATCCACCGCTGCTACCCAGGAGCCATGATCTCTCTTGAGTTTTCCATCGATGACATTCTTAACTACTTTTCAGATATTGCACAGTCCCACTAA
- the LOC135106871 gene encoding isocitrate dehydrogenase [NAD] subunit beta, mitochondrial-like isoform X3 produces the protein MAAVSRRVLFSLQTLRPLVRDVQPRNVHSAAPLSSAMGVPVSRPEGRTTATLIPGDGVGPELCQVVLDVFKSAGVPLDFKEYHLTELYAPRSDSLEDVVESIKENGLCLKGILATPDHSSDGDLKTLNMKLRDELDLYANVVHIKSLPGLNVRHKNVDMVVIREQTEGEYSALEHESVAGVVECLKIMTRDKCRRIAKFAFDYAVKNGRKKVTAVHKANIMKLGDGLFLKQCQEVAEMYPNIEFNNMIIDNCTMQMVSNPHQFDVLVLPNLYGNIVDNLAAGLVGGAGVVAGASYSSKCVVFEPGARHTFSEAVGKNVANPTAMLLASANMLNHVNLQYYGDMIQNAVDRVIRVGKVRTKDIGGHSTTFDFARAVIGNLRH, from the exons ATGGCAGCCGTCAGCAGGCGAGTTTTGTTCTCACTCCAGACC cTGCGGCCGCTGGTGAGGGATGTGCAGCCCCGTAATGTGCACAGTGCTGCGCCTCTCTCCTCTGCCATG GGAGTTCCCGTGAGCAGACCAGAGGGCCGCACCACTGCCACTCTGATACCTGGAGATGGTGTGGGGCCGGAGCTATGCCAGGTGGTGTTAGATGTGTTCAAGAGTGCTGGGGTGCCTCTGGATTTCAAGGAGTACCACCTGACTGAACTGTATGCACCAAGGTCCGACTCACTGGAGGATGTGGTGGAGAGTATCAAGGAGAACGGTCTTTGCCTGAAGGGTATTCTTGCCACCCCTGACCACAGCTCTGATGGTGATCTGAAAACCTTGAATATGAAGCTAAG AGATGAGCTTGACCTGTATGCTAATGTTGTCCACATCAAGTCTCTGCCCGGCCTTAATGTGCGGCACAAGAATGTGGACATGGTGGTGATAAGAGAACAGACGGAAGGTGAGTACTCCGCCCTGGAACATGAGAGTGTGGCAGGTGTTGTGGAGTGCCTCAAGATCATGACTCGGGACAAGTGCCGCCGTATTGCCAAGTTTGCCTTTGATTATGCGGTCAAGAATGGGCGTAAGAAGGTGACGGCTGTGCACAAGGCTAACATCATGAAGCTTGGTGATGGCCTCTTTCTGAAGCAGTGTCAGGAG GTTGCAGAGATGTATCCTAACATTGAGTTCAACAACATGATCATTGACAACTGTACCATGCAGATGGTTTCCAATCCTCACCAGTTTGATGTGCTAGTGCTGCCTAACCTTTATGGCAACATTGTAGACAACTTAGCAGCAGGTCTGGTAGGAGGGGCAGGCGTGGTAGCTGGTGCTTCCTACTCCAGCAAATGTGTTGTCTTTGAGCCA GGTGCACGCCACACCTTCAGTGAAGCTGTTGGCAAGAACGTTGCAAACCCCACTGCTATGCTGCTTGCATCTGCCAACATGCTGAACCATGTCAATCTTCAGTACTATGGGGACATGATCCAGAATGCAGTGGACAGGGTCATTCGAGTGGGCAAG
- the LOC135106871 gene encoding isocitrate dehydrogenase [NAD] subunit beta, mitochondrial-like isoform X2, translating into MAAVSRRVLFSLQTLRPLVRDVQPRNVHSAAPLSSAMPPDVGVPVSRPEGRTTATLIPGDGVGPELCQVVLDVFKSAGVPLDFKEYHLTELYAPRSDSLEDVVESIKENGLCLKGILATPDHSSDGDLKTLNMKLRDELDLYANVVHIKSLPGLNVRHKNVDMVVIREQTEGEYSALEHESVAGVVECLKIMTRDKCRRIAKFAFDYAVKNGRKKVTAVHKANIMKLGDGLFLKQCQEVAEMYPNIEFNNMIIDNCTMQMVSNPHQFDVLVLPNLYGNIVDNLAAGLVGGAGVVAGASYSSKCVVFEPGARHTFSEAVGKNVANPTAMLLASANMLNHVNLQYYGDMIQNAVDRVIRVGKVRTKDMGGFATTTAFANAVIASLTP; encoded by the exons ATGGCAGCCGTCAGCAGGCGAGTTTTGTTCTCACTCCAGACC cTGCGGCCGCTGGTGAGGGATGTGCAGCCCCGTAATGTGCACAGTGCTGCGCCTCTCTCCTCTGCCATG CCTCCAGATGTG GGAGTTCCCGTGAGCAGACCAGAGGGCCGCACCACTGCCACTCTGATACCTGGAGATGGTGTGGGGCCGGAGCTATGCCAGGTGGTGTTAGATGTGTTCAAGAGTGCTGGGGTGCCTCTGGATTTCAAGGAGTACCACCTGACTGAACTGTATGCACCAAGGTCCGACTCACTGGAGGATGTGGTGGAGAGTATCAAGGAGAACGGTCTTTGCCTGAAGGGTATTCTTGCCACCCCTGACCACAGCTCTGATGGTGATCTGAAAACCTTGAATATGAAGCTAAG AGATGAGCTTGACCTGTATGCTAATGTTGTCCACATCAAGTCTCTGCCCGGCCTTAATGTGCGGCACAAGAATGTGGACATGGTGGTGATAAGAGAACAGACGGAAGGTGAGTACTCCGCCCTGGAACATGAGAGTGTGGCAGGTGTTGTGGAGTGCCTCAAGATCATGACTCGGGACAAGTGCCGCCGTATTGCCAAGTTTGCCTTTGATTATGCGGTCAAGAATGGGCGTAAGAAGGTGACGGCTGTGCACAAGGCTAACATCATGAAGCTTGGTGATGGCCTCTTTCTGAAGCAGTGTCAGGAG GTTGCAGAGATGTATCCTAACATTGAGTTCAACAACATGATCATTGACAACTGTACCATGCAGATGGTTTCCAATCCTCACCAGTTTGATGTGCTAGTGCTGCCTAACCTTTATGGCAACATTGTAGACAACTTAGCAGCAGGTCTGGTAGGAGGGGCAGGCGTGGTAGCTGGTGCTTCCTACTCCAGCAAATGTGTTGTCTTTGAGCCA GGTGCACGCCACACCTTCAGTGAAGCTGTTGGCAAGAACGTTGCAAACCCCACTGCTATGCTGCTTGCATCTGCCAACATGCTGAACCATGTCAATCTTCAGTACTATGGGGACATGATCCAGAATGCAGTGGACAGGGTCATTCGAGTGGGCAAG
- the LOC135106871 gene encoding isocitrate dehydrogenase [NAD] subunit beta, mitochondrial-like isoform X1: MAAVSRRVLFSLQTLRPLVRDVQPRNVHSAAPLSSAMPPDVGVPVSRPEGRTTATLIPGDGVGPELCQVVLDVFKSAGVPLDFKEYHLTELYAPRSDSLEDVVESIKENGLCLKGILATPDHSSDGDLKTLNMKLRDELDLYANVVHIKSLPGLNVRHKNVDMVVIREQTEGEYSALEHESVAGVVECLKIMTRDKCRRIAKFAFDYAVKNGRKKVTAVHKANIMKLGDGLFLKQCQEVAEMYPNIEFNNMIIDNCTMQMVSNPHQFDVLVLPNLYGNIVDNLAAGLVGGAGVVAGASYSSKCVVFEPGARHTFSEAVGKNVANPTAMLLASANMLNHVNLQYYGDMIQNAVDRVIRVGKVRTKDIGGHSTTFDFARAVIGNLRH; this comes from the exons ATGGCAGCCGTCAGCAGGCGAGTTTTGTTCTCACTCCAGACC cTGCGGCCGCTGGTGAGGGATGTGCAGCCCCGTAATGTGCACAGTGCTGCGCCTCTCTCCTCTGCCATG CCTCCAGATGTG GGAGTTCCCGTGAGCAGACCAGAGGGCCGCACCACTGCCACTCTGATACCTGGAGATGGTGTGGGGCCGGAGCTATGCCAGGTGGTGTTAGATGTGTTCAAGAGTGCTGGGGTGCCTCTGGATTTCAAGGAGTACCACCTGACTGAACTGTATGCACCAAGGTCCGACTCACTGGAGGATGTGGTGGAGAGTATCAAGGAGAACGGTCTTTGCCTGAAGGGTATTCTTGCCACCCCTGACCACAGCTCTGATGGTGATCTGAAAACCTTGAATATGAAGCTAAG AGATGAGCTTGACCTGTATGCTAATGTTGTCCACATCAAGTCTCTGCCCGGCCTTAATGTGCGGCACAAGAATGTGGACATGGTGGTGATAAGAGAACAGACGGAAGGTGAGTACTCCGCCCTGGAACATGAGAGTGTGGCAGGTGTTGTGGAGTGCCTCAAGATCATGACTCGGGACAAGTGCCGCCGTATTGCCAAGTTTGCCTTTGATTATGCGGTCAAGAATGGGCGTAAGAAGGTGACGGCTGTGCACAAGGCTAACATCATGAAGCTTGGTGATGGCCTCTTTCTGAAGCAGTGTCAGGAG GTTGCAGAGATGTATCCTAACATTGAGTTCAACAACATGATCATTGACAACTGTACCATGCAGATGGTTTCCAATCCTCACCAGTTTGATGTGCTAGTGCTGCCTAACCTTTATGGCAACATTGTAGACAACTTAGCAGCAGGTCTGGTAGGAGGGGCAGGCGTGGTAGCTGGTGCTTCCTACTCCAGCAAATGTGTTGTCTTTGAGCCA GGTGCACGCCACACCTTCAGTGAAGCTGTTGGCAAGAACGTTGCAAACCCCACTGCTATGCTGCTTGCATCTGCCAACATGCTGAACCATGTCAATCTTCAGTACTATGGGGACATGATCCAGAATGCAGTGGACAGGGTCATTCGAGTGGGCAAG